In a single window of the Osmerus eperlanus chromosome 4, fOsmEpe2.1, whole genome shotgun sequence genome:
- the sdcbp2 gene encoding syntenin-2: protein MSLYPSLEDLKVDKVIKAQAQFVQTTSTFPAIAEGTYPEGTYQPQPAAGLEAPGSSLYPNLVELGEYMGLSLNSDEVQRNMALVPVGDNQVSLSPGLGGMLGGMVRPVTGADLGVRRAEIRPGLREVVLCKDQEGRVGLRLRAIDNGVFIQLVQGNSPAALAGLRFGDQVLQINGQNCAGWSLDKAHKALKAAAEHRIELIVRDRPFQRTVTMHKDSSGHVGFVFKSGKITSLVKDGSAARNGLLTDHYICEINGQNVIGLKDAQIKDILTTSPTTMTITIMPKFIYEHMIKRMSSGLLRSAMDHSVPEV, encoded by the exons atGTCGCTGTATCCATCCCTAGAGGATCTGAAGGTGGACAAAGTCATTaagg cccaggcCCAATTTGTCCAGACCACCTCTACCTTCCCAGCCATCGCAGAGGGGACCTACCCCGAGGGGACCTACCAGCCCCAGCCGGCAGCTGGCCTTGAGGCTCCAGGATCAA gcctcTACCCTAACCTGGTGGAGTTGGGGGAGTACATGGGCCTCAGCCTCAACAGTGACGAGGTCCAGAGGAACATGGCCCTGGTGCCCGTGGGCGACAAT CAGGTGTCCCTGTCCCCGGGGCTGGGGGGCATGCTGGGGGGCATGGTGCGCCCGGTGACGGGGGCAGACCTGGGGGTGAGGCGTGCTGAGATCCGTCCTGGTCTGAGAGAGGTGGTGCTCTGTAAGGaccaggagggcagggtggggctcCGGCTCAGGGCCATCGACAAC ggtgtgttcaTCCAGCTGGTCCAGGGGAACTCTCCTGCAGCTCTGGCAGGGCTGCGTTTTGGGGACCAGGTTCTCCAGATCAACGGTCAGAACTGTGCTGGCTGGAGTCTGGACAAGGCCCACAAGGCCCTGAAGGCCGCAGCCGAGCACCGCATCGAGCTCATCGTCAGGGACAG gccgtTTCAGCGCACCGTCACCATGCACAAGGACAGCTCCGGACACGTGGGGTTTGTGTTCAAGTCTGGGAAGATCACCTCGCTGGTGAAGGACGGCTCGGCCGCGCGGAACGGCCTCCTGACCGACCACTACATCTGTGAGATCAACGGGCAGAACGTCATCGGGCTCAAG gacgccCAGATCAAGGACATCCTCACGACTTCTCCCACCACCATGACCATCACCATCATGCCCAAGTTCATCTATGAACACATGATCAAGAG gatgtccAGTGGTCTCCTGCGTTCAGCCATGGACCACTCTGTTCCAGAGGTGTGA